One Nicotiana tomentosiformis chromosome 4, ASM39032v3, whole genome shotgun sequence genomic window carries:
- the LOC104098667 gene encoding UPF0481 protein At3g47200-like, producing the protein MPYEIENDRTPLNEATTNGQDRLVLQTNKSAKEIFDERFKDLNKWSTKSCTIFKVNAGLRRSNSDAYTPLLISIGPYHKKNPQFCSMENYKLRYLQRFLQRNKEIDVESYIRELEKLKDEVLKCYDDKGELGSYTSSQFLEMLLLDGCFVVEYLREVFKIFPEREDKIINADWMVNLIDRDLLLLENQLPFLVLTKLHDMTKYPTESFIKMVKYNFCGSLPRVTPKFLNEANGNVKAIKHLLQVVHMCGTCRPEKHYSLTFEPELEPQIIKDANLWHDLMRSATELDEAGINFSKVSEIYRMLGEDNEGDSTSLFDIKYVNGRMKIPCFEVVNGTETVLRNLVAYEQHSSDVYTKYFTDYVIFMDRLINSAEDVKLLRLKGIIRNRIGDDSDVASIFNKLGDGVIPSSNFYYKEECKKVVEHCNKRWNRRMANLRHNYFNGPWVGLSTAAAVFLLALTLMQTVLTFISTL; encoded by the coding sequence ATGCCGTACGAAATTGAGAATGATAGAACTCCTCTAAATGAAGCTACAACAAATGGTCAAGATCGATTAGTGTTGCAAACAAATAAATCTGCAaaagaaatctttgatgaaagatttaaggatttgaacaaatggTCTACCAAATCTTGTACAATATTCAAAGTAAATGCGGGGCTACGTAGATCAAATTCAGATGCTTATACTCCACTGTTGATCTCTATTGGTCCTTACCATAAGAAGAATCCACAGTTTTGTTCAATGGAAAATTATAAACTACGTTACCTACAACGGTTTCTCCAGCGGAATAAGGAGATTGATGTGGAGAGTTACATTAGGGAATTGGAGAAATTGAAAGATGAAGTGCTAAAGTGCTATGATGATAAAGGGGAACTTGGCAGTTATACTTCCAGCCAATTTTTGGAAATGTTGTTGCTTGATGGTTGTTTTGTGGTTGAGTATTTGCGAGAGGTTTTCAAAATTTTTCCAGAACGAGAAGACAAGATTATCAACGCAGATTGGATGGTAAATCTTATAGATCGTGACTTGTTGCTACTAGAAAACCAACTTCCCTTTTTGGTCCTCACCAAACTTCATGACATGACTAAGTATCCTACAGAATCATTTATTAAAATGGTAAAATATAACTTTTGTGGTAGTTTACCGAGGGTAACTCCTAAATTCTTAAATGAAGCTAATGGTAATGTCAAAGCAATCAAACATTTACTTCAAGTGGTACACATGTGTGGTACTTGTCGCCCCGAGAAACATTATTCTCTAACATTTGAGCCAGAATTAGAGCCGCAAATTATTAAGGATGCCAACTTATGGCACGACCTCATGAGAAGTGCAACAGAGCTTGATGAAGCCGGAATCAACTTCTCAAAAGTTAGTGAAATTTATAGAATGCTGGGCGAAGACAACGAGGGGGACAGCACGAGTTTATTCGATATCAAATATGTTAATGGAAGGATGAAAATCCCTTGTTTTGAAGTCGTTAATGGTACAGAGACAGTCCTGAGGAATCTAGTAGCTTACGAGCAACATTCTTCTGATGTATACACTAAATATTTCACAGATTACGTGATTTTTATGGATCGTCTTATCAACTCAGCCGAAGATGTGAAGTTGCTACGCTTGAAGGGAATTATCAGGAACCGGATAGGCGACGACAGTGATGTGGCTAGCATCTTTAACAAACTTGGCGATGGAGTCATTCCTTCTTCTAACTTCTATTACAAAGAAGAATGCAAAAAAGTGGTTGAGCATTGTAATAAAAGATGGAATAGAAGGATGGCAAATTTGAGGCACAATTACTTTAATGGACCTTGGGTGGGACTTTCAACTGCAGCAGCCGTCTTCCTCCTCGCGCTTACACTTATGCAAACAGTTCTAACTTTCATAAGTACTCTTTAA